The Lathyrus oleraceus cultivar Zhongwan6 chromosome 5, CAAS_Psat_ZW6_1.0, whole genome shotgun sequence genome includes the window ttaggtaTTTTACTACTATAGAAATCCTAGTTCTGAATTTTGATGAgacaatattgcttagaagatttcatggagagctaattaccaaagagttgatctgttgtattcgaattccactttgaagtttttattaatttcaatttaatttcaatttcttttcaattcttcctataaactcatttgcttaattcgattactttcgtttgcttaattcgattgtttcttataggatatagttgattaaatttgattgtttgtatgatccttaactataatcacgttagcgtagctttttcgttatcgtgtttgattaaggtgcgtttgcttaattcacgtctgcttaaatccgtttgcttaatttggaaattaggaacatacatcatataataccaatttgcacttgtcagtgggtattgtaatcgaatggaattgaatccgctagggaattgaaattataagaatcgatgataagtcggaaatcgatacaatagattagcttatttatcaattttgcttttacctttaattATCTTCGATTTAAGGGAGATTTATGTTTTAGTGGTCGATttagaaaaaaaagaaaaaaagtgattaaaataagcgattataaaataagccAATCTGATGttttcggtttccggctaatcactggtttttacctaccaattccctaagcggcttcgatctctattcgattcaaattcgattgacaagTGCAATAGATATATAAAAGAGTTATATTCCTctattccgaattaagcaaacacgatttacaaacaCCATTTAACGACAAAGCAACGAAAACggcgattaatagttaggaatgcaatcatacgaatttaatcaaaaccattccataaaatacagattaagcaaatgaaatttcatagaatagaattgaaagagaacaaaattaaattgatagaataaaaacctcaaaaccttggaaattcggttacagtAGATTGACTCTAGAAGATTGACTCTAGAGCACCACCATCAATGTCATTTAAAACCTATGTCAAAAATAACTTATTGAACATTGCCATCGATACCAATGGTTGAGCATCAGCTATAAATATAACATTCACATTCATTTGATGTCTCAACTTCCTGAGTTTGTGTGCTTATTCCCTCTTACTTGAAGCTTAGAGAAACTCCATTAATAATTTCAAGAGTTTCTCAAACCTCCTTAGTTGAATCACAAGTAAAAATATAATAAAGTTCTTTGGAACTAAAAGTGTTTATCAAAAGATGTTTAACTTTAAAACCAAGACTGACTTTCTCATATCCTCTTCTGTCCAATCAAAATCATGTTTACTTACTACTTCATCATTAAAGGAGATGGTAGGAATAAAGTGACCATTGTTTAAAATATCCCACATTTCAAAAACATTaaatttgataaaaaaaattaaatctTATTTTCCATAAGTCAAATCTATAACCATCAAATGATGGAGGTGTATTCCTGAAAAGACTCCTGTTAAAAATAAATGTGTTTGTAGATATCATTTTCTTCCTTCTTAGACAAATAGTCTTTAGACAGAAGTTAGGCTCAGTGCCACTTGTTAGACATGAGACTTAAAACACAAGAGAGTGTGATTTTATGGGATTTTAAACCCATTTTCAAAACAAAATATTTTGCAAAAAACTAAGTTTAAAAAGCTTTTGTAAAACGACCAAAGTAAAAGCAAAAGATATATGAAAAAAAAGAAGAGTAAAAGCTTCATAGTGGGTGTCACTGTACTGGTCAAAAAGTAGAGGAGTGCATATTCCCCCTGTAAGGGCAGAGAAATTCAGAGGTTTAATAGGTTTATAAGATGATATGTTGACTAAGGCTTACCCACGGCAGTGAGAAGTCATGTATGATAGTGATTTGAGGTTATTTATAATACATGTTCATATGACGTGAGAGGCCCTGCTGATAAGTCATATGTGTATTACTTTAGGTATATCTTTTCTCCTTTGAGAGGAGATGTACTTATAGAGGTCTCTAGGACCCAGAGTTTTTTCGGAAAGGGTCACCGCCCACTTAGTCAATAATAAATAGTTGAATCCTTATTTTCAAGATATTCGTGGGTCAGTTAATGACCTTGACTTTCTCTATGCCCAAAAAACCTCTTATCGCATATTTCCCATGTAGAAGCGAGAGAAGCTTATGAGGCGAGACGATACCTCCTTTTAGACAACCTTCAATCGTTACCTCTTCTAAAACAGTCCAAGAACATCATCTTAACTGGGACTctttacaaatatatatatatatatatatatatatatatatatatatatatatatatatatatatatatttcagATCTTCTACAAGTTTAATCTTAATTTCATTACTACATCTACTAGTGATAACACAACGCCTAATtcataatttaataaaataattgATTGTGAGCTTGTTTGTTATAGTTGTTTTTCTTAAATAATTTTTACAGTGTTAAATGtttttgtttaaattttttttataaaaaactTTAAATAAAAAGATGATTTAAATACTTAAtcttaaaatattattttatgTATTTCATCTTTCTACAAAAAAATTTAGATAgcaaaattttaaaaaataagaTATGACTTAAATTTGAAGCTATTCCAAAAAGTTATAATGAAAAACATTGTTTTtataaacttttttttttaaaaaatataatgATTTCGATTTAATCTTCAATAATATATATTAATGTTACAGGATGTCgaaattaattttttaattaatatatttttgtaatattttaaaaaacaatttgtaaaaatcatttttaaaaatataaaaaaatatttttttttaaagataaaaCGTACTGCTAGTATAAAAGAGAATATCCCATTGtgaaaaaaaattcaataaaacCATTCCATTTACTTCTCATTTCATCAAATATACAATTAGAATTGTTTTTACAACGACTTTAGACCATTTCCCTTTtctcaacatcatattcaatatGTCACACTCTAATTTATAACCCTAAGATCtcacatatcatttgcatccttgcataaAACAAAGTCACATTTTGGTCTTCTCCCTCTCATCTTTAGGTTTGccttttgcagggatcatcaaaaacttctttgtttgtgttttacttttgcattcatatgTTTATTGCTTATCTAACTactaatcaaaatagaaaaaatatgttttgttttctttaagtttattaTGCAATATAGGACTTTTCATCAAGAGAATCAAGCATGGCTCCTCAGTTAGGTTTTCTTTGATTCCTCAGCAAAGTGTGTTCAACCAATGATTCTTAAGGGGCTAACTCTCAAAGCACGATCTCTAAGGTCCTCAAAGCATCTTTCAATCTCATTCTTGATCAATATTACCTCAAATTTTGGTTGCTTATTTCTCAATagaagtcaaaggttcatgtgtttatttccatgtcttcttcaacaagttacctcaaactttgagCAATTTAATCAAGATACATATAAGGGCACCTCATTTTTAGTTCATATGATCATACATGTACCTTGAAATATAATAAAAGTCCAAGTGCACAAGTTCATTCCAAGAGGTTTGACGAAAAAAGTCAACATTTAAAGTCAAAGTTCAAAGAATCACAAatccttcaattctcaacatttttgaatgccTCTTTTTTAATATGACCATTCTCAACATCCcctacaacttctctttacatgaaAAAAGCCAATTATACTTGGAGGATCATCAAATGTTTGAAGACATTATATGTCATTTGTGGACTTGGTGAAATTTGATCTATTTTCAAGTGATTTTTTCTAAACTTTCAAGCTTCATAACTTTTTgaattttcaacatttgaggctgattctttttgcacaatatCATTTGCGATGCCCTTTAAAAGAtttcttcaaggatcaaagtcaaattatgcttggaagaccatggatttCTTTGGAACATTACATGTCATTTTCAGTcatttgggacttagaattttctaagttacattaTTAGAtttttatgccaacttcaacatgtcataactttgtgctcaacatccaaatgcaacctttcttggcacattgtgATCTTTTATATGATGTCAACCAATTGcaagaagaatgggatcaaaaagcctcctgagtAAGATGCCTCATTaagttgaacatggtgacttggaactgaagaaatcaccatggtccgaaatttgaacttcactaattTCAATTCCAAGCCAAATCACTACATGTTTTGGAAttaaacatgtttaaccaagtcttCAGAAGTTACTTGACTCTTAAAATGCATGATTTGGCTGAGTTTTGGTGGATTGCAAGTCAAAATTTTCtcacttcatgatcaaattcgttttgcatgAATAAGCTTGATTCCACACATATTTGGATCCAGACACATTCCCTctaaatagaggaagctactgAATTCATTTCgaagcttttgagagccaagaaacccctgcttcaatctaaaaatttccagaaaaattcaactatcgtgttttgaattccaAATTGTTTCAATCGAATTTCTTGATTCTGTTAGCATCTTCGGTCTTCGctgaagcttttgcaacaattcccaatCTCTAAGTCCTTTTGAAGTGGCCAGACCAGATCGAGTTTCATCAACTTTTGATCACTGTTTGGGcaaggtagttttgagcatcattggaactcaaacaagttaccataatTTAGTCTTTCACTCTCTGATGATTTCgcctaacttatctggtgttgattgatcgtgttcattATTTAATTTTAGTTTTCATGACTTGCTTGCTTCTtaaacttctttgaaattccccATGCTCAATTTAGATAAAATAATTTGAAGCGTGAGCTTGGATTCGtgatgaggaggcgatcacattggtggtACTCTCATGTTTTGAATTTATCAAACAATGAAACTCCAGTGAGGGATCATCGGGGAAGATGACCGAAGTTTATCTCATGTCATCTGAGTTTGCTTCCATGTTGGATATttgaaatattttgattggtCCAAATTGAATTAGATCTCATGTTTCAATTTTGCTAATATTCATCGTGTGCCTCAGCCTGATGATTGTTGGATCTACCACGTCAATCAATGAGGCCAGATCCAACGCCCCGTgtttttttttctgattttatttctttttatttttttaattttaaattgcatttttattttaaacatcatagaaaattcattttacatccaaaaaataccaaaataatttctaaaattctcttttatttttcttcatgtgattcttattttttttcatattttttttatttttttttctatttttttatggattttctcttcttacctttgttttgattggttaaaaattacttttatgcatttttaaattctgataAAATTATTTTATGCTTCTCATTTTATTCCAACCTTCCATGATTTTCTTGGCCaattatttggtgttttaaagcgttttatggattttctcttttttccccttttaaaattcatttaaaagTTATTTTTAATACACTTTATTTCATCCTTTTGAATTTTATCTTTGTTTGACCTTTATTGACTTCTGTTGGTCTTGGATCCTGGTTGTTTTGATCATAGATCTCATCAAACTCAATAGATCTCTGGCGTTGATAAtgtgaaaaccctaatccaccaaaatggaggattgattttgatgatgacttgatcaaacctttgatcTAATTTGGGTGTGATCTCTCTTGTCTTCTTCTTGTTCATCTCATTCTTTTCCTCTTtatcaattggatggtttgtgtccatcttgttcatgatgtgtggattgttgcttgatgaactttcatcattcCAAATTTACCTCCTAATTAATCATGAATCATATAAGctactttggattgatgcataattttgtcctaagtatcatgaagtatggattgaagtaatggaccatcctcctagcctttgtgcttgatccatCCTCTTTTATTTTTATATGGGGCATAACTTTAGGAGAAAGATTTACATATCATctctctagcatgtattaacacaaatattattactgaccggcctcagatagttgtgacttctacataaattcaattacgattgcttaacataataTTAAATTTGTTCCGAAAgcaagtcattttcataagtgcAATTGTAAGTCTCATACTCCTCATAGTATTGTGTGAAAAAATATTGTCTCCTTTTCActtgtgagagctagtggcatacttgttgattttaacCACGTTTGAGCCCTTATCATAGGTCATGTAAAGGcccatattttcatacttgtgggtgaattgttgagtgttctctaaaaaTGACAAAACCATCTTTCTCTTTTTTTATCACTAACATCACTTACTAACATATTATTGTATTAATTTTACTTTGATGTCATCTATCTTATGCTCTTTATTTTTGTCATTTACattatgatttttatttttagcatctcatatcatattatttATGCTTATGTTATTTgctctttgtccatttggacttcCTTTTTCTTTTAAAAGACATTCATAAAGGAAAAACCCCTAAAAAGACATTGGTTCTCCTTATTCGTGGACTTGTGTTCATTATCCTTagcattgttgtggagttatggacttagaatcAGGATATTGACCTTTTCTTTGGGaacttgtgatttgagacctttggattcatctggtacctttgactttaGACTTTCTTCGAAGACTTGACTTGGTTACTTTagtttcatctgatacatgatatattctttgcttatttggcttgctttAGGCTTAATCCAAgggagggaattcttgcttgacttatgtcataaagcttgttatctcttggttagatctttcctccctagcttttacttttTTCTCTATGATAGTCTTTCCTTCTCCTCTCATTCTTtacttttcaaaatcttctctctcTTTTTCACAACTTTCTTGCTTTCAAACTTTaaccattttctcaataaaccttgacttttgtcaagtgatttttaaaatccttttcttaataaatgctaatacatcttaagcatattctaaaccaatttcaaaagacttaaaaaatgcataactcattcaaactattttgtgcAATTTGTGCacttttttcttttaaaactttttctcaaagtttagacatgagtcatttccatagtgAGATGTATTTCTCCTATCCCCttagtattgatgataattattttccatctaagagagctagtggcatacttgttgatctttatccaagttggagtctttctcatggtgatgcaaagttctcatagTTGTGGGTGGctagttgagtgttctccttaAACTGACGAAATGTCTTTTCATTTAAAATGAACCAAAACaaaaatatttgttatttttaccatgaactacgaggttttgatcctccatttcactttgttggtacgtaggcatgagactcataaagtcttggcaaacacaaaaattattAAAAGGAAAAACATTTATTTTCTCACTTTCTCAATCTTTTGAAAACAAAACCATTTTAAAGCCAAAATGTACAGATTTTCAAAGAGCTTCCTATAGATTACTATAGATGTTTAtggtgctaatactttccctttgcataactaacccctgaacctttatctctttttattagttttgttttaaaacttctttgagttttgttagtactttttatctttcctttggaaataataaaagcgcggtggagactcttactttgtgagttaagttaatcaatagcttaataTCAAAAAATTTAgcgctacagaaaagtggcgaatctgctggggagtagtccttagtgggtttgGCCTATATTTATTTAACTATgtatattatgtttgttgttgtttgttattgtttgttctatctggtgcttggtgatctttgtgtggtgagataggagggtggtatagtcttgtttggcttacatggagttaatccttaatGAGTTGACTTGAGATCCCCCACTCATTGGAGGCCCCTTTAGGATTACTAATGTCTTACGAGTAGTCGTGATTgacattactttttccaaccTAGGAGcccgagaagttgaggaccttagaacccttaacccatcttggtcttttaggacgtagtgtggtggctattcaggtgtagacttgaattagttgttacacgatactacactcggaTGAGTTTCTattgagaatattattggttggcGAGTAGTCGTTTAAGCCGGTAATTatgactttgggaactttttagatACTTGTTATACAGGTGATTATACCCTTAATACATACCTTGTGGTTTGGTTCTTACCCTTGgatccatgctcgtgactccgaACCTTTAGACCTTGCTTGTATGCCTTGTGTGATcttgtttgtggttgttgcatcatgcactcatTGCATTCATGAGATTTTTTCtcagttttcaaggaacttagagattCTCTTTGCAAACATTGCAGATATTTTGACCATGGATATTAGAATAAGGAATACTCAGAAATGCAATTTCAAATGTCCTGATCTTAAAGAATTGAAAAAGTTAGCATCttttgtggatgatcctaaggatTTCATAGACTGTTTTGGGAAACTTTTGTCTGTTCTATCTACTGATGTTGAAGATGGTCTTCTTTGTACTCTGGTTCAGTTCTACAATCTCGTCTATCAgtgcttcactttccctgattatcagttGTTGCTTACCATGGAGGAATATGCCTATCTTTCGGGTATACTAGTTTCTTATAGGGTTCTTTTTTATGGTTTGGAAGGGATTTGGAAGTCTCAAGTTATTGCTGGAGCTATTCACCTAAGGAAATTTGACATAGATGCTAATGCTCACTATCAAAGGAGGTATCAGAGGTTTGACTTCAAAATTTATGATTGAGAAAGCCTTTAATTTTTCTAATGTCGATAGCATGGTGGCTTTCGAAGCTATTCTTGCCTTAATCATCTATGGTTGGTCTTGTTTcccaacattgacaattttgttgatgtcaatactattaggatctttttggttgggaatcctgttccaacttttcttggtgatacctatttctccattcatcatgGGACTTATAAGGGAAACGAAACTATTGTCTATTATACAcctttgttgtataagtggtttgTTTCTCACTTGTCGCAGTCTCATATCTTCAAAGAAAATAAAGGTTGCTTAAGGcggtctcaaagacttatgtctctcaccaatgacGACATCACTTGGTATTCTTCTGTTTACAATGACGTcaagattattgatagttgtaaggagttctctaatgtgcctcttcttggtacacaaggaggaattaactacaatctGGATTTGGCAAGATGTCAACTTGGGTTTGCTatgaaggacaaacctaataacactttgttataAGGCATATTTTTCTAAGAAGGGAAAGACACTCAAAGATTGAAGGCTATGATGGTGCATGCTTGGCCcaatattcataggaaaggataaaatgagcttggattgaagaattgtgtagctttggagcTTTACAGTAGTTGGGTGAAGAGGAGAGCAAAAGAATTAAAGATGCCTTACACTTATGAGAGACCTATATCTTTAGTAGTGATTAAATTACTCACTATTCATATTAAAGAAATAGAGGAGTTGCAAGAAGCCTTGGataggatgaagcaagagaaggatgtTTGGTAAGACAAGTTTCACACTTCAAACCTCGAGAAGATAGAATTGCAGAAGTAGTTGAAGGAAAAGGATGACTTGATAGAGTTGCTTGAGCAACATGCTATGAAGAGGTCAAGGAAacaagaggatttattttcctctagcatTTCATCATCTACTCATATTCATACTTCCGGTGTTTGGAAGGGCATTATAGATCAGCTCGTGATGGATAAGGATACCATGAATAGCAACTATTAAAGAGAGATTAAAAGACTTCGCAAGAAGTATCAGCTGGAAGTTGGGTCATCATAGGATATGATTCCATAGATCTATATTCTTTCCTCTTACGTTTTAGGATTATTGAGATTGTATTTCAGATTGTAATCCTTCCCATTATTAATAAAATAAGATTTTCAGTATTTTAAAATGTGTTATTTCCTTTATGATGTTTGCAATTTTCTTTATATCTTGAAGTTCCTTAAAAACgttgcatttgcatttgcatatcatgcatcatgttgcatctAGGTCTTGCTTTGCGTAAGTTTCCCATGTGTCTTGTTTCTTCCTTTTCTTGGTCTTCGTTCAGACAAGTTGTCTCACTGATACATCACTCGTGCTAATCAACAAAAGAAGATGGATCGTTTAGAGAAAGAGAATCGTGAACTCTACGAGGGAGTGACTAATTTGAGTTATAGTTTCGAAAGGTTCACTGCTATGATGGAAGCTCTCATGGATGCTCATAATCAACCTTCTCCTCCTCAGAATCAACTTTAGAGGACTATGATTTCTGAAATAATTTCTATTCCCATTTATGTGGCTTCGATCAGTGTTCTGCATTAGTAGATGCCTCATGGTTTCCCTTGGGGTATTCCTCTTAACTTTGTGTCAGAAGGATATCAACCCACTGTTGAAATTCCCATTGCTCAACCTGTTATGTATGTACCACCTTTCGTGGTCCATGCTGTTTCTTATGTGGAAGAACATGCTTTCCATGTTGATCAGAGTGAAACTGTTGGTGTCTATGAAAGGATGGATGAATTTCAAGATCAGTTTCAAGCTATGCAAAAAGAGATTCAAGCTCTGAAGGGAAAATAATTATTTGGGAAGAATGCTCATGATATTTGCTTAGTTCCTAATATGAAGATTCCCCATAAGTTTAAAGTTCCAGATTTTGAGAAACATAAGGGTGACTCTTGTCCTTTAAGTCATTTGCTGACGTATGCTtgcaagatgtcgactcaaactCATAACCATCAATTGTTGATAGattactttcaagatagtttgaTTGGTGCTGCTTTGAAGTGGTACATGGGACTTGATAGCACCCAGATCCATACTTTCCATAGTCTAGGAGAAACTTTTGTTTGtcaatacaagtataatgttaACATGGTGTCGGACCGAGACCAACTGTGCGctatgtcccaaaaggataaggaaacttttaAAGAGCACGCGCAGAGATGGCGTGAGATTTTAGCGCAAGCCAGTCCTCtattagaagagaaagagatgacaaatttgtttttgaagactttgagtccATTTTACTATGACAGAATGGTTGCAAGTGCTCCCAGTGATTTTactgagatggtaaacatgggaatAATACTAGAAGAAGGCGTCTGTGAGGGACAATTGGTAAAAGAGAATGGTTCATCTGGCAGTTCCAAGAGTTATAGGAATGGTTTGCCCCAAAAGAAGGAACATAATGCTAATGCAATTTCGCAAGAAAGGCATAGGTGATCTCCAAGAAACAACCAACGTCATCAGCATGTGACGTCAGTTATCCTTATTATTAATCATTCTCTAGCTGTTCAAATAGCCCCGAATTATCAACCATGTTTTCAACAATGTACCCATCAACAGAATCAACAAAAGAACCTTGTCCAAAGACAAGCATAATTTGATCCGATTTCGATGTCCTATGCGAAATTATTTCCTGCTCTGATACAAAAGAATTTGGTATAGACTAGAACTCCACGAGCTATTCTGAAAGaacttccatggtggtataaagTTGATCATCATTAAGCATTTCATCAAGGTGCATCTGGTcatgacattgaaaattgttTTCCTTTGAAAGTTGAGGTGAGAAGACTAATGCAAAATGGTATTTTGTCTTTTGAAGACTCTGGTCCTAATGTGCAAGCCAATCTGTTGCCTAAGAATGGTGGTGAAACTGTGAATATGGTTGAGGGATTTCCTAGAAAGTACCATGTCTTTGATATTaattgataacatgaaataatatcacatcTTTGGgctcgatttaattaaattatattattatttgattcgatttattttatattattcgatattacttggtattttccttctatttatttcaggtaacataaactgaagcatgtgtgaaaaggaaagaaaaggggTGTAAAAAGAGGATTCTCCAAAAAGAagcattccactaaagcccagtgtcataccccaaaatttgcccattaatatttcaagacatttttcagggcactc containing:
- the LOC127078649 gene encoding uncharacterized protein LOC127078649 encodes the protein MKIPHKFKVPDFEKHKGDSCPLSHLLTYACKMSTQTHNHQLLIDYFQDSLIGAALKWYMGLDSTQIHTFHSLGETFVCQYKYNVNMVSDRDQLCAMSQKDKETFKEHAQRWREILAQASPLLEEKEMTNLFLKTLSPFYYDRMVASAPSDFTEMVNMGIILEEGVCEGQLVKENGSSGSSKSYRNGLPQKKEHNANAISQERHR